A segment of the bacterium genome:
TACAGCGAGTTTATACGCCCCCCCGGCCTCCGCAAAGAAATATTTTATGATTCCAGGCACTTGCCGCCGCAATGCGGCAAAGGCAAAAAGATTGACACCACTTTGAGAAAACGTTTAAGGTCCGCCGGCTTTTGACGTTAGATATCGCTGCGTTGCGGGCCGGTAGCTCAGCTGGTAGAGCACCGCCCTTTTAAGGCGGGTGTCCTGGGTTCGAATCCCAGCCGGCTCACATTGAATTTGCAAAGTCCCCATCGTCTAGAGGCCTAGGACACCGCCCTTTCACGGCGGCAGCAGGGGTTCGAATCCCCTTGGGGACGTACTCAAGAAGCCCTTGGAAATCCAAGGGCTTCTTCTTTTTCCAAAACAATTTCAAAACATTGTCGAAAATACCTTGGAGTGGTATACCTTATTAAGGTATGAATTTCTCTTATGGCTATCCAGTCTTTTGGGGAACTTTCGCTGAAGGAATTTTTTGAATCTGAAAAGCTTCCTAAAAATGCTGGATGGCAAGGAATTAAGAAAATCGTGAGACGCAAATTAGACATGCTTGATTATGCCCACGTGTTGGAGGACTTGGCTTCACCTCCGGGTAA
Coding sequences within it:
- a CDS encoding type II toxin-antitoxin system RelE/ParE family toxin encodes the protein MAIQSFGELSLKEFFESEKLPKNAGWQGIKKIVRRKLDMLDYAHVLEDLASPPGNKLEALKEDLKGFHSIRINDQWRIVFEWTDQGPAKVRVMDYH